AAGCACTGTTTAACTTGGTCGATAATGCGATTAAATATGCGCCAGAAGATGCAAAGATTCAGATTGTGCAGTCGGGCAGAAAGATTCAAATTATTGATAATGGCCCAGGTATTAGCGATGAAGACAAAGAAAGGGTATTCGAGCGCTTAGTGCGATTAGATCCGAGCCGTCATCACAAAGGCACTGGCCTTGGTTTATCTATGGTGAAAGCGATTTTATCTCGTCACCATGCTAAAATCGAATTGAAAGATAACCATCCTGGACTGATAGTCGATATTCGATTCTAGTCCTTGTTGCTTAATGCAGTTAAGTGACCTCAACAGGCTCTAGAGTCGAGACTATGTACCAAATCATACAGCAGCATCCAGACTTCATCGTTATTAATAAGTTACCTAATGTGCACTTTCATAGCCAAGATGGCACCGCTGGTGTGGTGGCGCAGGTTGAGGCTGACTTAAAGATTAAGTTGTTTGCTGTTCATCGTCTTGATACTCCCACATCAGGCTTACTCATTTTGGCTAAATCTTCTCAAGTGGCTGCGATATTCACTGCGCTGTTTAGCGAGCATAAAATTCAAAAGTTTTATGTGGCGATAGCTAAAGGTAAACCTAAAAAGAAACAGGGTGGGATTATCGGTGATATGGCTAAGTCCCGTCGCAGTATGTACAAGCTGCTACGCACTAAAACAAACCCTGCAATAACCCAGTTTTTCTCCCAGTCTATCGACAATGGGTTACGATTATATCTACTTAAACCTTTGAGCGGTAAAACCCATCAACTTCGTGTAGCGTTAAGCAGTATCGGCGTGCCAATTCTAGGAGATGAACTATACGGCGGTGAAGCGGCTGATAGATGTTACTTGCATGCAATGGCGTTAGACTTTGAGTATCAAGGTGAGCGTTTTCAGTTCAAGCAAGTACCACAAATTGGCATAGCTTTTTTAAATCAATTAGTGGAACAACAACTGCTAGATGCTTGGCAAACCCCAGCAAATTTACCTTGGCCTAAATAACCTCTTTTAGTTGTAATTTGGCTTTGCTGTATTAGCTACTTTAATGCAATTACGACCACTGGCTTTTGCTTGGTACATCGCTTTATCCGCCAAATGTAATAATGCTTCCACTGGCAAGTCTTCTTGAATCGTAGCGCAACCAATACTGGCTTGAATAGCAATAGGCGTACCACGCCATGTAAAGTTTATTTCCGCTAAGGTTTGTTGTAGCTTTTCAGCAACGCAAAGGGCTTTTCGTTCTGTTGTTAGTGGTAATATCAATACAAACTCTTCGCCGCCATATCGGCATAAGTAATCAATCTTACGGGTAACGCTATTAAGTTGTTTAGCTGCAAGTTTTAATACTTCATCACCCGCTGTGTGGCCATGGGCATCGTTAATTTGTTTAAAGTGGTCTAAATCAATCAAAATTATACTGTAACTGACTTTATCTCTTAACCAGCGAGCGTGCTCTAAGGTGAGCTTTGTTTGTAAAGCATTGCGGTTCCAAAGCCCCGTTAAGGCATCTTTGTTCGCCAGGGTCATAATTTTTACCACAAGACGATTGATAGTGTTGCCAATAATCAGAATATTCATCAACAGGATTAATACAATATAAATCCACAAAATTGGTATCGATTCTTCAGTATTAAATGCAGCATAAGTGGCGACTTTTTCTGGATAGATTATTAGGATTAATGCTCTGACCAAAAACATCATGCCAATAAGCGCAATCGGGACTACCAGCCAATAAGTGGCATAAGCTGTAAAATTGTCTTTAAATGCAACGTAATGATCTTTGGCCAACATGATAAAGCAAACTGCAGCAGCCAGAGATAGGATAATCATTAAATATGCAGAACTAGTGGCTTGTGGTTTTACTATTAGCATCAAGCCGATTGAGCTAAGAATGAGTGTAAGATCAAATCGATGGCTTGATGTTAAATGGTAAAGTCGTTGTGCTCCCCAGCGTAAAAAGCAAAAACCGACTAGAATTATATTGTCAGCTACTAGCCAATGCAGATAACTTGGTTCTTGGGTTCGTTGAGTGTAAAGCAGCATGCCGAGTAAAACGCAAAGGTTGGCTAACGCAAAACGCCGGCTAGCACTGGGTGCTACCCGCATAGGGATAACCATTACTGTCCATGCGATTGTTCCTGCGAAGCACAAGATACAAATCATTTGAATTAAAATGAGACTGCTACTATTTTCTATCATTGAGCCTGTATTAAATGATTAAAAATTAAGGATAAGTTGATTTAATATAACATCATAATAATATTTGATCTGTTTCACAAATTGTTGCATTTATGTCCAGTTTGGTTGATTAATTTTTGAAAATTAAAAGGATAAAAAAGAATTATGGATACAAATAAACTACTGCTCATTGTCATCGCAATCCTCTTACCGCCTGTGGCTGTGTTTTTGAAAAAAGGCATGGGGAAAGACTTACTGATAAATATTATTTTGTGTTTACTCTTTTTTGTTCCGGGCTTGATCCACGCCATTTGGGTGGTAGTACAAGATTAATCGCTACCCTCTAGCGATTAGCAAGTAATGGAATAGGCTTATTTAACTAAATAAAGTTGTTATGAGCTCAGTGATAAATACCAACTCTGCCAATTTGGAGTTGGTATTTTTATGCCTACAATTGTAAAATCGCACTCCGATTTATCCTGCTTGCATTCCATGAGTACAGTATCAGAGAGTTTAAGGTGACATTGATATGAATAGACGTAAAAAGATTAACCAAACTCTCAAAGGTAAAGCCAAA
This window of the Shewanella goraebulensis genome carries:
- a CDS encoding GGDEF domain-containing protein; translated protein: MRVAPSASRRFALANLCVLLGMLLYTQRTQEPSYLHWLVADNIILVGFCFLRWGAQRLYHLTSSHRFDLTLILSSIGLMLIVKPQATSSAYLMIILSLAAAVCFIMLAKDHYVAFKDNFTAYATYWLVVPIALIGMMFLVRALILIIYPEKVATYAAFNTEESIPILWIYIVLILLMNILIIGNTINRLVVKIMTLANKDALTGLWNRNALQTKLTLEHARWLRDKVSYSIILIDLDHFKQINDAHGHTAGDEVLKLAAKQLNSVTRKIDYLCRYGGEEFVLILPLTTERKALCVAEKLQQTLAEINFTWRGTPIAIQASIGCATIQEDLPVEALLHLADKAMYQAKASGRNCIKVANTAKPNYN
- a CDS encoding YqaE/Pmp3 family membrane protein gives rise to the protein MDTNKLLLIVIAILLPPVAVFLKKGMGKDLLINIILCLLFFVPGLIHAIWVVVQD
- a CDS encoding TIGR01621 family pseudouridine synthase, encoding MYQIIQQHPDFIVINKLPNVHFHSQDGTAGVVAQVEADLKIKLFAVHRLDTPTSGLLILAKSSQVAAIFTALFSEHKIQKFYVAIAKGKPKKKQGGIIGDMAKSRRSMYKLLRTKTNPAITQFFSQSIDNGLRLYLLKPLSGKTHQLRVALSSIGVPILGDELYGGEAADRCYLHAMALDFEYQGERFQFKQVPQIGIAFLNQLVEQQLLDAWQTPANLPWPK